From one Nonomuraea polychroma genomic stretch:
- a CDS encoding transglutaminaseTgpA domain-containing protein, whose protein sequence is MRLTIASGVAAFTAALLLYPLFEGGTWFWSSLGAVLAVVAAGLVSSRLSLPAWAATLLGVAATWIYLTASFAAEKAWAVFVPTKGSVVELGRLLGVGWTDIQRFAAPVPTTDGITLLTAGGVALIAIAVDLFAARLRRAALAGLPLLALATVPATILPDPISWPAFIIAALGFVGLLIADGRERVGHWGRAVLVRRTRIAAAPSANGPRASADTSGLRLSGKRIGFAAIVLAVLVPALLPAMEPVSFFQFGVGGSGTGGRGNSISIPNPIAHLKGQLDLPERQTVLTYANNDDKPRYLRIYALDTFDGQQFGMTQPKGSPDNRTDNGPLPPPPGLTGNPKINNVQTNIQISDEVDDLKFLPLPYPPREIRVDGDWRADVSSLMVFSTRDEAAGLEYDVATSEPEPTADLLETLDGNADAVDQRYLRLPENIDPEIKDLAGKETAGATSDYDAAVKLQQFFTKTGGFTYTLRTQGHGSSALRDFLLRDRAGYCEQFAASMAVLARLVGIPSRVVIGYTGGTKIGNRWEVSTSDSHSWPELYFEGVGWLPFEPTPAGVLGQGSARVPAYTQPAPTPTNSSSAPTPGATSSTATDDALDPAERQNPRALDREAQLNSGTLPEEESMPLIAKIGIGAGALLLVLLIPAGVRLITRNRRVRTLGWKVSQPSDELTARIVSGEGTVGRHPSVAAAWAELDDILYDYGMAREPSETPRALARRLTQQYEFDAASAAAVSAIASSVERVLFARDPGRIGPLKKDLRTVRQALAATVSRGRRVRAVLLPPSTLRGLRGVGERLLDGFDLLETIRLRRTAAQKGS, encoded by the coding sequence ATGAGACTGACGATCGCCTCGGGCGTGGCCGCGTTCACCGCGGCCCTGCTGCTCTACCCGCTCTTCGAGGGCGGGACGTGGTTCTGGTCGTCGCTGGGCGCCGTGCTCGCGGTGGTGGCGGCGGGCCTGGTGAGCAGCCGGCTGTCGCTGCCGGCGTGGGCGGCGACACTCCTGGGCGTGGCCGCGACGTGGATCTACCTGACCGCGTCGTTCGCCGCCGAGAAGGCGTGGGCGGTGTTCGTGCCGACCAAGGGGTCGGTGGTGGAGCTGGGCCGGCTGCTCGGCGTCGGGTGGACCGACATCCAGCGGTTCGCCGCGCCCGTGCCCACGACGGACGGCATCACGCTGCTGACCGCCGGCGGGGTGGCGCTCATCGCGATCGCCGTGGACCTGTTCGCCGCGCGGCTGCGGCGGGCGGCGCTGGCCGGGCTGCCGCTGCTGGCGCTGGCCACGGTCCCGGCGACGATTCTGCCCGATCCGATCAGCTGGCCGGCGTTCATCATCGCCGCGCTCGGCTTCGTCGGCCTGCTGATCGCCGACGGGCGCGAGCGGGTGGGCCACTGGGGCCGGGCGGTGCTGGTGCGCCGCACGCGCATCGCGGCCGCGCCGTCCGCGAACGGTCCGCGGGCCTCCGCCGACACCAGCGGTCTGCGGCTGTCCGGCAAGCGGATCGGGTTCGCCGCGATCGTGCTGGCCGTGCTGGTGCCGGCGCTGCTGCCGGCGATGGAGCCGGTGTCGTTCTTCCAGTTCGGCGTGGGCGGCAGCGGTACGGGGGGCCGGGGCAACTCGATCAGCATCCCCAACCCGATCGCGCACCTGAAGGGTCAGCTGGACCTGCCGGAGCGGCAGACGGTCCTCACCTACGCCAACAACGACGACAAACCACGTTATCTGCGGATCTACGCGCTGGACACGTTCGACGGCCAGCAGTTCGGCATGACGCAGCCGAAGGGGTCTCCCGACAACAGGACGGACAACGGCCCCCTGCCGCCGCCGCCCGGGCTCACCGGGAATCCGAAGATCAACAATGTGCAGACCAACATCCAGATCAGCGACGAGGTCGATGACCTGAAGTTCCTGCCGCTGCCGTACCCGCCCAGGGAGATCCGGGTGGACGGCGACTGGCGGGCCGACGTCAGCTCGCTGATGGTCTTCTCCACCCGCGACGAGGCCGCGGGGCTGGAGTACGACGTGGCCACCAGCGAGCCGGAGCCGACCGCGGACCTGCTGGAGACGCTGGACGGCAACGCGGACGCGGTGGACCAGCGTTATCTGAGGCTGCCCGAGAACATCGATCCCGAGATCAAGGACCTGGCCGGCAAGGAGACCGCGGGCGCCACGTCGGATTACGACGCGGCGGTGAAGCTCCAGCAGTTCTTCACCAAGACCGGAGGCTTCACCTACACCCTGCGCACGCAGGGGCACGGCAGCTCGGCGCTGCGGGACTTCCTGCTGCGTGACCGGGCGGGCTACTGCGAGCAGTTCGCCGCGTCGATGGCGGTGCTGGCCAGGCTGGTCGGCATCCCGTCGCGGGTGGTGATCGGCTACACCGGCGGCACGAAGATCGGCAACCGGTGGGAGGTCAGCACGAGCGACTCCCACTCCTGGCCCGAACTGTACTTCGAGGGCGTGGGCTGGCTGCCGTTCGAGCCGACTCCGGCGGGGGTGCTCGGCCAGGGCAGCGCGCGGGTGCCCGCGTACACGCAGCCCGCGCCCACCCCGACGAACTCGTCCTCGGCGCCGACGCCGGGAGCCACCAGCTCCACGGCCACCGACGACGCGCTCGACCCGGCGGAGCGGCAGAACCCCCGCGCGCTCGACCGGGAGGCCCAGCTCAACTCGGGCACCCTGCCGGAGGAGGAGTCGATGCCGCTGATCGCCAAGATCGGCATCGGCGCCGGAGCGCTGCTCCTCGTCCTGCTGATCCCCGCGGGCGTGCGGCTGATCACCAGGAACCGGCGCGTGCGCACGCTGGGCTGGAAGGTGTCGCAGCCGTCGGACGAGCTGACGGCCAGGATCGTGTCGGGCGAGGGGACGGTGGGCCGGCATCCGTCGGTCGCCGCGGCCTGGGCCGAACTGGACGACATCCTGTACGACTACGGCATGGCCCGCGAGCCCAGCGAGACCCCGCGGGCGCTCGCACGGCGGCTGACCCAGCAGTACGAGTTCGACGCCGCGTCGGCGGCGGCCGTGTCCGCCATCGCGTCGTCGGTCGAGCGGGTGTTGTTCGCCCGTGACCCCGGCCGGATCGGGCCCTTGAAGAAGGACCTGCGTACGGTGCGGCAGGCGCTGGCGGCCACGGTGTCGCGCGGGCGGCGGGTGCGGGCGGTGCTGCTGCCCCCGTCGACGTTGCGCGGGCTGCGGGGTGTCGGGGAGCGCCTGCTCGACGGGTTCGACCTGCTGGAGACCATCAGGCTGCGGCGGACGGCGGCCCAGAAGGGCTCCTGA
- a CDS encoding DUF58 domain-containing protein — protein sequence MRAGLRALTSRGRSFLASGIAALVMAVFLGENDLFRIGVLVTALPLLAAMVVARTRYRLSCARRLDPPRAEVGGESTVTLRLENVTRLPTGLLLIEDTVPYALGVRPRFVLDRVEPRGVREIDYRVRSDLRGRYTIGPLSIRIADPFGLVELTRSFTISDTLVVTPHVAALPHVRLSGEWTGGGDSRTRSVAAAGDDDVAPREYRQGDDLRRVHWRSTARRGELMVRREEQQWQSRGALLLDTRRHAHRGEGPRSSFEVAVSAAASIGVHLAREGLGLRLVTDQGPEHLTDTGLSYSLLDTLAVVRHSPARSLEMGVSALRQGGGDGLIVAVLGALDAEEARELARLRHSGITGVAVLLDVGTWDGGDAETAENHQAAQTVLAGYGWRIVRLPAGTSIASVWQDAANRGRYVVNPAGGAA from the coding sequence GTGAGGGCCGGGCTGCGGGCGCTGACCAGCAGGGGCAGATCGTTCCTCGCCTCCGGGATCGCGGCGCTGGTGATGGCGGTCTTCCTTGGCGAGAACGACCTGTTCAGGATCGGGGTGCTGGTGACGGCGCTGCCGCTGCTGGCCGCGATGGTGGTGGCGCGGACCCGCTACCGGCTCAGCTGCGCCAGGCGGCTCGACCCGCCCAGGGCCGAAGTGGGTGGCGAGTCCACCGTGACCCTGCGGCTGGAGAACGTCACCAGGCTGCCGACCGGACTGCTGCTCATCGAGGACACCGTCCCGTACGCGCTGGGCGTGCGGCCCAGGTTCGTCCTGGACCGGGTCGAGCCGCGGGGCGTGCGGGAGATCGACTACCGGGTGCGCTCGGACCTGCGCGGCCGCTACACGATCGGTCCGCTGTCGATCCGCATCGCCGACCCGTTCGGGCTGGTGGAGCTGACCCGCTCGTTCACGATCAGCGACACGCTCGTGGTGACGCCGCACGTGGCGGCGCTGCCGCACGTACGGCTGTCGGGCGAGTGGACGGGCGGCGGCGACAGCCGTACCAGGAGCGTGGCCGCCGCGGGCGACGACGACGTGGCGCCGCGCGAGTACCGGCAGGGCGACGACCTGCGGCGGGTGCACTGGCGCTCGACGGCCCGCCGCGGCGAGCTGATGGTGCGCCGCGAGGAGCAGCAGTGGCAGAGCCGCGGCGCGCTCCTGCTCGACACCCGCAGGCACGCGCACCGCGGCGAGGGGCCGCGCTCGTCGTTCGAGGTGGCGGTCTCGGCCGCGGCCTCCATCGGCGTGCACCTCGCCCGTGAGGGCCTGGGCCTGCGGCTGGTGACCGACCAGGGCCCTGAGCACCTGACGGACACCGGCCTGAGCTACTCGCTGCTCGACACCCTGGCCGTGGTACGGCACAGCCCGGCCCGCTCCCTGGAGATGGGCGTGTCCGCCCTGCGCCAGGGCGGCGGCGACGGGCTGATCGTGGCCGTGCTCGGCGCGCTGGACGCGGAGGAGGCAAGGGAACTGGCACGGCTGCGGCACAGCGGCATCACCGGGGTGGCGGTCCTGCTCGACGTGGGCACGTGGGACGGCGGCGACGCGGAGACGGCGGAGAACCACCAGGCCGCGCAGACCGTTCTGGCCGGATACGGCTGGCGCATCGTCCGGCTGCCCGCCGGCACCTCGATCGCGTCGGTCTGGCAGGACGCCGCCAACCGCGGCAGGTACGTGGTCAATCCCGCGGGAGGTGCCGCATGA
- a CDS encoding AAA family ATPase → MAVTHDVPPQLDELVTTAHRIREAIESVIEGKSDAVRLTLTVLLAEGHLLIEDVPGVGKTMLAKALARSIDCPVRRVQFTPDLLPSDITGVSAYNQQTREFEFKPGPVFANIVVGDEINRASPKTQSALLECMEEHQVTVDGVTYQLDSPFMVIATQNPIEMEGTYPLPEAQRDRFTARVAMGYPEPTAELEMLDVHGGTSPLDKLQPVATTSEVRTLIEAVRGVYVSQAVKKYAIDLVVATRHSPDLRLGASPRSTLQLVRAARAHAALAGRDYVIPDDLQDLAVPVLAHRLLPSVEAQGQRRLPEQVVTDLIRRVPVPETRGR, encoded by the coding sequence GTGGCAGTAACCCATGACGTCCCTCCCCAGCTCGACGAGCTGGTCACCACAGCCCACCGGATCCGGGAAGCGATCGAATCGGTGATCGAGGGCAAGAGTGACGCCGTCCGCCTCACGCTGACCGTCCTGCTCGCCGAGGGCCACCTCCTGATCGAGGACGTCCCAGGAGTGGGCAAGACCATGCTGGCCAAGGCGCTGGCTCGTTCCATCGATTGTCCGGTCCGCCGGGTTCAGTTCACCCCCGACCTGCTGCCGAGCGACATCACCGGCGTGAGCGCGTACAACCAGCAGACCCGGGAGTTCGAGTTCAAGCCGGGACCCGTCTTCGCGAACATCGTCGTGGGCGACGAGATCAACCGCGCCTCCCCCAAGACCCAGTCCGCGCTGCTGGAGTGCATGGAGGAGCACCAGGTCACGGTGGACGGGGTGACGTACCAGCTCGACTCGCCGTTCATGGTGATCGCCACCCAGAACCCGATCGAGATGGAAGGCACCTATCCCCTGCCCGAGGCGCAGCGCGACCGCTTCACCGCCAGGGTCGCCATGGGCTACCCGGAGCCGACGGCCGAGCTGGAGATGCTCGACGTGCACGGCGGGACCTCGCCGCTGGACAAGCTGCAGCCGGTGGCCACCACGTCGGAGGTGCGCACGCTGATCGAGGCCGTACGCGGCGTCTATGTCTCGCAGGCGGTCAAGAAATACGCCATCGACCTGGTCGTGGCCACCCGGCACTCCCCCGACCTGCGGCTGGGCGCCTCGCCCCGGTCCACGCTGCAGCTGGTCAGGGCGGCCAGGGCGCACGCGGCACTGGCGGGACGCGACTACGTCATTCCCGACGACCTGCAGGACCTGGCCGTCCCCGTGCTGGCGCACCGGCTGCTGCCCAGCGTCGAGGCCCAGGGCCAGCGCCGCCTGCCGGAGCAGGTGGTGACCGACCTGATCAGGCGCGTGCCGGTGCCGGAGACCAGAGGCCGTTGA